One Methylosarcina fibrata AML-C10 DNA segment encodes these proteins:
- the folE gene encoding GTP cyclohydrolase I FolE, which produces MEEHFAKIIEAIGEDLNREGLKDTPARAAKAFKFLNNGYAKTLDEVLNNAIFTADTEDMVIIKDIELYSLCEHHLLPFIGKCHVGYLPRGKVLGLSKVARVVDMYARRLQIQEKLTKQIADAIEHAVDAKGVAVVIEAQHLCMMMRGIEKQNSVMTTSVMTGIFRKELSTRSEFLNLIRRR; this is translated from the coding sequence GTGGAAGAACATTTTGCCAAAATTATCGAAGCCATCGGCGAGGATTTGAACCGTGAAGGTTTGAAGGATACTCCCGCGCGTGCGGCCAAGGCATTCAAGTTTCTCAATAACGGTTATGCAAAAACGCTTGATGAGGTGCTGAACAACGCCATTTTTACCGCCGACACCGAAGACATGGTCATCATTAAAGACATCGAACTGTATTCTTTGTGCGAGCACCATTTGTTGCCGTTTATCGGAAAATGCCACGTCGGCTATCTGCCCCGCGGCAAAGTGCTGGGCTTGTCCAAAGTGGCGCGCGTGGTCGATATGTATGCACGGCGCCTGCAGATTCAGGAAAAGCTGACCAAACAGATCGCCGACGCCATCGAGCATGCGGTAGACGCCAAGGGAGTTGCGGTCGTTATCGAGGCCCAGCATTTGTGCATGATGATGCGGGGCATCGAAAAACAGAATTCGGTCATGACCACGTCGGTGATGACCGGCATTTTCCGTAAAGAGCTCAGCACGCGTTCGGAATTTCTGAATCTGATCCGACGCCGCTAG